One genomic segment of Streptomyces sp. RerS4 includes these proteins:
- a CDS encoding prolyl oligopeptidase family serine peptidase, with protein MTPAADGPYGSWPSPIDAALAASRDGRPEYLGVIGAEVWWTEPRPGEDGRRTLVRRPADGRAARSVLPAPWNVRSRLTEYGGLPWAGVERPDAGPLVVFVHHADQRLYACEPDAPAGPDPRPLTPSSPVGGGLRWADPILRGGEVWCVLEEFTGPAPTDVRRVAAAVPLDGSAAEARSAVRELTDDRHRFRTGPKLSPDGRRAAWLVWDHPRMPWDGTELQVADVTPDGRLGEPRTVLGGPTEAVAQVAWAEDGSLLAVSDRGGWWNPYRVDPEGGGGAVNLCPREEEFGGALWKPGLTWLAPLPDRLLAVLHGQGAARLGVLDPDSGDLVDAAGPWTAWQPTLAVSGTRVYGVAASPRSAYEVVELDTATGHTRVVGAHASDPVDPAHYPEPQTRTFAGPGGREVHAHVYPPHHPTRRAPADELPPYVVWAHGGPTDHVPPVLDLHIAYFTSRGIGVVEVNYGGSTGYGRAYRERLREQWGVVDVEDCAAVARALAAEGTADPDRLAIRGGSAGGWTAAASLAAGEPYACAAIIYPVLDLRGFAAETHDLESRYVDGLAGPPEVLALRCRERSPVARADRITAPFVLLQGLDDPVCPPAQAERLLAALRGRPVPHAYVTFEGEGHGFRRADTMVRALEAELSLYAQVFGITREDIPRLALNG; from the coding sequence GTGACGCCCGCCGCCGACGGCCCCTACGGCAGCTGGCCCTCGCCGATCGACGCCGCGCTCGCCGCCTCCCGCGACGGCCGCCCCGAGTACCTCGGCGTGATCGGCGCCGAGGTGTGGTGGACGGAGCCGCGCCCCGGCGAAGACGGCCGCCGCACCCTGGTGCGCCGTCCCGCCGACGGCCGCGCCGCCCGGTCGGTCCTGCCCGCCCCGTGGAACGTGCGCAGTCGCCTCACCGAGTACGGGGGCCTGCCCTGGGCCGGCGTCGAACGCCCCGACGCGGGGCCGCTGGTGGTCTTCGTCCACCACGCCGACCAGCGGCTCTACGCCTGTGAACCGGACGCGCCCGCCGGCCCCGACCCGCGACCGCTGACCCCGTCGTCCCCGGTCGGCGGTGGGTTGCGGTGGGCCGACCCGATTCTGCGGGGCGGCGAAGTGTGGTGCGTACTGGAGGAGTTCACCGGCCCCGCCCCCACCGACGTACGGCGCGTGGCCGCCGCCGTCCCGCTGGACGGTTCCGCCGCCGAAGCCCGCTCCGCCGTACGGGAATTGACCGACGACCGACACCGCTTCCGGACCGGGCCGAAGCTCTCCCCCGACGGGCGGCGCGCGGCCTGGCTGGTGTGGGACCACCCCCGGATGCCGTGGGACGGCACCGAACTCCAGGTGGCCGACGTGACCCCCGACGGCCGCCTCGGCGAACCCCGCACCGTCCTCGGCGGACCGACCGAGGCCGTGGCCCAGGTGGCGTGGGCCGAGGACGGGAGCCTGCTCGCGGTCAGTGACCGCGGCGGCTGGTGGAACCCGTACCGGGTGGACCCGGAGGGCGGCGGCGGGGCCGTCAACCTGTGCCCGCGCGAAGAGGAGTTCGGGGGTGCGCTGTGGAAGCCGGGGCTGACCTGGCTGGCGCCACTGCCCGACCGGCTCCTCGCCGTCCTGCACGGGCAGGGTGCGGCCCGGCTCGGCGTACTGGACCCGGACAGCGGCGACCTGGTCGACGCGGCCGGGCCCTGGACCGCCTGGCAGCCGACGCTCGCCGTCAGCGGCACCCGCGTCTACGGGGTCGCCGCCAGCCCGCGCAGCGCGTACGAGGTCGTCGAGCTGGACACCGCCACGGGGCACACCCGCGTCGTCGGCGCCCACGCGAGCGACCCCGTCGACCCGGCCCACTACCCGGAGCCGCAGACCAGGACCTTCGCCGGGCCCGGCGGCCGCGAGGTCCACGCCCACGTCTACCCGCCGCACCACCCCACCCGCCGGGCACCCGCCGACGAGCTGCCCCCGTACGTCGTGTGGGCCCACGGCGGCCCCACCGACCACGTGCCGCCCGTACTCGACCTGCACATCGCCTACTTCACCTCGCGCGGCATCGGCGTGGTCGAGGTCAACTACGGCGGCTCGACCGGCTACGGCCGCGCCTACCGCGAGCGGCTGCGCGAGCAGTGGGGCGTCGTCGACGTGGAGGACTGCGCGGCCGTGGCCCGCGCCCTGGCCGCCGAGGGCACCGCCGACCCCGACCGGCTCGCCATCCGGGGTGGCAGCGCGGGCGGTTGGACGGCCGCCGCCTCGCTGGCCGCCGGCGAGCCGTACGCCTGCGCGGCGATCATCTACCCGGTCCTCGACCTGCGCGGCTTCGCCGCCGAGACCCACGACCTGGAGTCACGCTACGTCGACGGCCTCGCCGGACCGCCCGAGGTCCTCGCCCTGCGCTGCCGCGAACGCTCCCCGGTGGCCCGCGCCGACCGGATCACCGCGCCCTTCGTCCTCCTCCAGGGCCTCGACGACCCGGTCTGCCCGCCCGCCCAGGCCGAACGCCTCCTCGCCGCCCTGCGCGGCCGACCCGTACCGCACGCGTACGTGACCTTCGAGGGCGAGGGCCACGGCTTCCGGCGCGCGGACACGATGGTCCGCGCGCTGGAGGCGGAACTGTCGCTGTACGCCCAGGTGTTCGGCATCACCCGTGAGGACATCCCCCGGCTGGCCCTGAACGGCTGA
- a CDS encoding GNAT family N-acetyltransferase: protein MPYVTYLAEGERVGLRPFRLADGPEFTTRARESRRLHRPWLFPPTTVEEYEPYATRLIEDEARAGFLVCERATGAIAGFVNVNNIVHGAFRCGALGYGAFAHAAGRGLLREALGLVVDHAFAPADDGDDGGGMGLHRLEANIQPGNTASIALVRGRGFRLEGFSPDFLYVDGAWRDHERWAITADRRGFAQPPDRWWA, encoded by the coding sequence ATGCCATATGTCACCTACCTCGCGGAGGGCGAGCGGGTCGGGTTGCGTCCCTTCCGGCTCGCCGACGGCCCCGAGTTCACCACCCGCGCGCGCGAGAGCCGCCGGCTGCACCGGCCGTGGCTGTTCCCGCCCACCACCGTCGAGGAGTACGAGCCGTACGCGACCCGGCTGATCGAGGACGAGGCACGGGCCGGGTTCCTGGTGTGCGAGCGGGCCACCGGGGCCATCGCCGGGTTCGTCAATGTCAACAACATCGTGCACGGGGCGTTCCGGTGCGGGGCGCTCGGCTACGGGGCGTTCGCGCACGCGGCGGGCCGCGGACTGCTCCGCGAGGCGTTGGGGCTGGTGGTCGACCACGCGTTCGCCCCGGCGGACGACGGCGACGACGGCGGCGGTATGGGGCTGCACCGCCTGGAGGCGAACATCCAGCCGGGCAACACGGCGTCGATCGCGCTGGTCCGCGGCCGGGGCTTTCGCCTGGAGGGGTTCTCGCCGGACTTCCTGTACGTCGACGGGGCCTGGCGCGACCACGAACGCTGGGCCATCACCGCCGATCGTCGTGGCTTCGCGCAACCCCCTGACCGGTGGTGGGCATGA
- a CDS encoding DUF5107 domain-containing protein encodes MATTVRRAQLTLDAAPLGPDNPLPALRAPDGVHALDERSRQGLPRDMARQVGYEPLRSLLPARIRDGYGRERAERRVETVVLENAHLRVTVLPGLGGRIHSLLHLPTGRELLYRNPVFQPANFALNGAWYSGGVEWNIGATGHTTLSCAPLHAALVPAPDGGVMVRLWEWERLRDLPFQVDLWLPEDSEFLYVGVRVRNPHERPAPVYWWSNIAVPEDHGTRVLAPADEAWHYGYERSLRRVPVPTWQDADRTYPLGSTYPADFFYEVQEERRPWIAALDAEGRGLVQASTARLRGRKLFVWGAGQGGRRWQEWLTEPGTGGYAEIQAGLARTQLEHVRLEAGGEFSWLEAYGPLAADPVTVHGADWAAARGATAAALDKALPADALDAAHRQWRGAADTAPGERLATGSGWGALEVLRGGLTLPGTPFEESTLGEEQEPWLRLWRTGVLPTPPEVAPPGPALVAPHWRDMLETAPADPLTEYHLGVAQWHAGDVAQAVRSWERGLAPASSRWPLLRCLAVADALAGAPERAADRYAEAFDDLARESRGGESWTAAESALGREAMAAQLAAGRWAEARAVWDRLRPALREQGRFRLLAARLLAAEGHVGAARRVFEDGFEIPDLREGEETLAEVWAALTDRPLPAAYDFRMRPPG; translated from the coding sequence ATGGCCACCACCGTCCGACGTGCCCAGCTGACCCTCGACGCTGCCCCGTTGGGGCCCGACAACCCGCTGCCCGCGCTGCGCGCGCCCGACGGGGTGCACGCCCTGGACGAGCGCTCGCGCCAGGGACTGCCGCGCGACATGGCCCGTCAGGTCGGCTACGAGCCGCTGCGCTCCCTGCTGCCGGCGCGCATCCGCGACGGGTACGGACGCGAGCGCGCCGAGCGTCGGGTGGAGACGGTCGTCCTGGAGAACGCCCACCTGCGGGTCACCGTACTGCCCGGTCTCGGCGGCCGGATCCACTCGCTCCTCCACCTGCCGACCGGCCGGGAACTCCTCTACCGCAACCCGGTGTTCCAGCCGGCCAACTTCGCCCTCAACGGCGCCTGGTACTCCGGCGGCGTCGAATGGAACATCGGTGCCACCGGCCACACCACCCTGTCCTGCGCGCCGCTGCACGCCGCGCTCGTCCCCGCCCCCGACGGGGGCGTCATGGTCCGGCTGTGGGAGTGGGAGCGGCTGCGCGACCTTCCCTTCCAGGTGGACCTCTGGCTGCCGGAGGACTCGGAGTTCCTCTACGTCGGCGTCCGCGTGCGGAACCCGCACGAGCGGCCCGCGCCCGTCTACTGGTGGTCCAACATCGCCGTCCCGGAAGACCACGGCACGCGGGTCCTGGCCCCCGCCGACGAGGCCTGGCACTACGGCTACGAGCGCAGCCTGCGCCGCGTCCCCGTCCCGACCTGGCAGGACGCCGACCGCACGTACCCGCTCGGCAGCACCTATCCCGCCGACTTCTTCTACGAGGTCCAGGAGGAGCGGCGGCCCTGGATCGCCGCCCTCGACGCCGAGGGGCGCGGACTCGTCCAGGCCTCCACCGCACGGCTGCGCGGCCGCAAGCTCTTCGTGTGGGGCGCGGGCCAGGGCGGGCGGCGCTGGCAGGAGTGGCTGACCGAGCCCGGCACGGGGGGCTACGCCGAGATCCAGGCCGGGCTGGCCCGCACCCAGCTGGAGCACGTACGGCTGGAGGCCGGCGGGGAGTTCAGCTGGCTGGAGGCGTACGGGCCGCTCGCGGCGGACCCGGTGACGGTGCACGGGGCCGACTGGGCGGCCGCGCGCGGGGCGACGGCGGCGGCCCTGGACAAGGCCCTGCCCGCCGACGCCCTGGACGCCGCCCACCGACAGTGGCGCGGCGCCGCCGACACCGCACCGGGGGAGCGGCTGGCGACCGGCTCCGGCTGGGGCGCGCTGGAGGTGCTCCGCGGCGGCCTCACCCTGCCGGGCACCCCCTTCGAGGAGTCGACCCTCGGCGAGGAACAGGAGCCCTGGCTACGGCTTTGGCGGACGGGGGTGCTGCCCACCCCGCCGGAGGTGGCGCCGCCGGGGCCCGCGCTGGTCGCCCCGCACTGGCGGGACATGCTGGAGACCGCCCCCGCCGACCCGCTCACCGAATACCACCTGGGCGTGGCCCAGTGGCACGCCGGTGACGTGGCCCAGGCCGTCCGCAGCTGGGAGCGCGGGCTCGCGCCCGCCTCCTCCCGCTGGCCCCTGCTGCGCTGCCTCGCGGTGGCCGACGCCCTGGCCGGGGCCCCCGAGCGGGCCGCCGACCGCTACGCCGAGGCCTTCGACGACCTCGCACGGGAGAGCCGGGGCGGGGAGTCCTGGACCGCCGCCGAGTCCGCGCTCGGCCGCGAGGCGATGGCCGCGCAGCTCGCCGCCGGACGGTGGGCCGAGGCCCGCGCCGTGTGGGACCGGCTGCGACCCGCCCTGCGCGAGCAGGGGCGCTTCCGGCTGCTGGCCGCCCGACTGCTGGCGGCCGAGGGGCACGTGGGCGCGGCCCGCCGGGTCTTCGAGGACGGCTTCGAGATCCCCGATCTGCGGGAGGGGGAGGAGACCCTCGCCGAGGTGTGGGCCGCCCTCACCGACCGCCCGCTGCCGGCCGCGTACGACTTCCGGATGCGCCCGCCCGGGTGA
- a CDS encoding methyltransferase domain-containing protein, translated as MTDRHETAHETAHDAPHATPRETAVYTHGHHESVLRSHRWRTAANSAAYLIGELRPGLRVLDVGCGPGTITADLAELVSPGGHVTAVDAAADVLAQASAHAAERGLSGVVDFATADVHALDFADDTFDVVHAHQVLQHVGDPVRALREMRRVCRPGGIVAVRDADYAAMTWFPATPGLDAWLDLYRRVARANGGEPDAGRRLLSWARAAGFTDVRASATAWCYATPEEVAWWSALWADRTRASAYASVAVAGGHADPDDLTAAAEAWHAWGRAADAWFSVLNGELLCRA; from the coding sequence ATGACCGACCGGCACGAGACCGCGCACGAGACCGCGCACGATGCCCCGCACGCGACCCCGCGCGAAACCGCCGTCTACACGCACGGGCACCACGAGTCCGTCCTGCGCTCGCACCGTTGGCGCACCGCCGCCAACTCGGCCGCGTACCTGATCGGCGAGCTGCGCCCCGGTCTGCGGGTCCTGGACGTGGGCTGCGGCCCGGGGACGATCACGGCCGACCTGGCGGAGCTGGTCTCCCCCGGCGGCCACGTCACGGCGGTCGACGCGGCGGCGGACGTACTGGCGCAGGCGAGCGCCCACGCGGCGGAACGCGGGCTGTCCGGGGTCGTCGACTTCGCCACGGCGGACGTCCACGCCCTGGACTTCGCGGACGACACCTTCGACGTCGTCCACGCCCACCAGGTGCTGCAACACGTCGGCGACCCCGTACGGGCGCTGCGCGAGATGCGCCGGGTCTGCCGGCCGGGCGGGATCGTGGCGGTGCGCGACGCCGACTACGCGGCGATGACCTGGTTCCCCGCGACCCCGGGCCTGGACGCGTGGCTGGACCTGTACCGGCGGGTGGCCCGCGCGAACGGCGGCGAACCGGACGCCGGCCGCCGGCTGCTGTCGTGGGCGCGGGCGGCGGGCTTCACGGACGTACGGGCCTCCGCGACGGCCTGGTGCTACGCGACGCCGGAGGAGGTGGCCTGGTGGTCCGCCCTGTGGGCCGACCGTACGCGGGCCTCCGCGTACGCGTCCGTCGCCGTCGCGGGCGGCCACGCCGACCCCGACGACCTGACCGCCGCCGCCGAGGCCTGGCACGCGTGGGGTAGGGCCGCCGACGCCTGGTTCTCCGTCCTCAACGGCGAGCTGCTGTGCCGTGCCTGA
- a CDS encoding TIGR03086 family metal-binding protein — MSDALLEQHAAALRLFGEHVRAVADDQWDAPTPCTEWTVRDLVNHVTGEQLWVPPLIAEGRTVEELGDELSGDVLGADPVAAWEKAAAAARAAFAVPGALERTVTLSYGPTRGAAYCAELTADCVVHAWDLARGIGADDRLPDGLVEFALKEVMPYADGLAASGMFAEPLDIPAGANAQTRLLALVGRRG, encoded by the coding sequence ATGTCCGATGCGCTGCTCGAACAGCACGCCGCGGCGCTGAGACTCTTCGGAGAGCACGTACGGGCAGTCGCGGACGACCAGTGGGACGCGCCGACCCCGTGCACCGAATGGACCGTGCGCGACCTGGTCAACCACGTCACCGGCGAACAGCTGTGGGTCCCGCCGTTGATCGCCGAAGGTCGCACGGTGGAGGAGCTCGGGGACGAGCTCTCCGGTGACGTGCTCGGCGCGGACCCGGTGGCCGCCTGGGAGAAGGCCGCGGCCGCCGCGCGGGCCGCCTTCGCCGTGCCCGGCGCGCTGGAGCGGACCGTGACCCTGTCGTACGGGCCCACGCGCGGGGCGGCGTACTGCGCCGAGCTGACCGCCGACTGCGTGGTGCACGCCTGGGACCTCGCGCGCGGCATCGGCGCGGACGACCGGCTGCCGGACGGGCTGGTGGAGTTCGCGCTCAAGGAGGTCATGCCCTACGCCGACGGGCTCGCGGCGAGCGGGATGTTCGCCGAGCCGCTGGACATCCCGGCGGGCGCGAACGCCCAGACCCGACTGCTCGCTCTCGTCGGCAGGCGAGGCTGA
- a CDS encoding MBL fold metallo-hydrolase → MPDQPDAPTTDLAARDAGLRPAPAPPIPHATPSHATPLPGAAAPGPAPPAAPLRGPRPPGERRRRPRSFADRLTTPLPGIRAFARLAREGAFRPTPEGLRGIPDLPYAPAPLPAAQPGELSVTWAGHASWVLRTGGLTVLTDPVWSRRILGTPARVTPVGVPWEDLPPVDAVVISHNHYDHLDAPTLKRLPRDTALFVPAGLAPWCRRRRFTRVTELDWWESAELGGVRFDFVPAHHWSRRFLLDTCRTLWGGWVLTDTATGRKVYFAGDSGYGHWFGEIGRRHPGIDLALLPIGAYAPRWWLRDVHTDPEEAVQACLDVGARRMAPMHWATFVLSAEPVMEPLHRARAAWSRTGLPRDHLWDLPIGATRTLPAPPDTA, encoded by the coding sequence ATGCCGGACCAGCCCGACGCCCCCACGACCGACCTCGCGGCTCGGGACGCCGGACTCCGGCCCGCGCCGGCTCCTCCGATCCCCCACGCCACGCCCTCCCACGCCACGCCCCTACCCGGCGCCGCTGCCCCGGGCCCCGCCCCGCCCGCCGCGCCGCTTCGCGGGCCGCGTCCGCCCGGCGAACGCCGGCGCCGGCCGCGCTCGTTCGCGGACCGGCTGACCACCCCGCTGCCCGGCATCCGGGCCTTCGCGCGCCTGGCCCGTGAGGGCGCCTTCCGACCCACCCCGGAGGGCCTGCGCGGCATCCCCGACCTGCCCTACGCGCCCGCCCCGCTGCCCGCCGCGCAGCCGGGGGAGCTGTCCGTCACCTGGGCCGGGCACGCCAGTTGGGTGCTGCGGACCGGCGGCCTGACGGTGCTCACCGACCCCGTCTGGTCGCGCCGGATCCTGGGCACCCCGGCCCGGGTGACCCCCGTCGGCGTGCCCTGGGAGGACCTGCCGCCCGTGGATGCGGTGGTGATCAGCCACAACCACTACGACCACCTCGACGCCCCCACCCTGAAGCGGCTCCCGCGCGACACGGCCCTCTTCGTGCCCGCCGGCCTCGCCCCCTGGTGCCGCCGCCGGCGGTTCACCCGGGTGACCGAGCTCGACTGGTGGGAGTCGGCCGAACTGGGCGGCGTCCGCTTCGACTTCGTGCCCGCGCACCACTGGTCGCGGCGTTTCCTCCTGGACACCTGCCGGACCCTGTGGGGCGGCTGGGTGCTCACCGACACGGCGACCGGGCGGAAGGTCTACTTCGCCGGTGACAGCGGCTACGGGCACTGGTTCGGCGAGATCGGCCGCCGCCACCCCGGCATCGACCTCGCGCTCCTGCCGATCGGGGCCTACGCCCCCCGCTGGTGGCTCCGCGACGTCCACACCGACCCCGAGGAGGCCGTCCAGGCCTGCCTGGACGTCGGCGCCCGCCGGATGGCCCCGATGCACTGGGCCACCTTCGTCCTGTCGGCCGAACCCGTCATGGAGCCCCTGCACCGCGCCCGCGCGGCCTGGTCCCGCACGGGCCTGCCGCGCGACCACCTCTGGGACCTCCCCATCGGCGCCACCCGCACCCTGCCCGCCCCGCCGGACACGGCCTAA
- a CDS encoding oxygenase MpaB family protein translates to MTSIPEPTADLALRRSLGEWRIGLVAWRLLVLQIAHPAVAAGMSRYSTYRAHPWRRIEHTMDSGSRLFFAGPEERRLEIARLERTHRRIRGTDETGRPYDAEDPEVRAWVMVTLYEAMTAMHELSGAPLSAAELDVLYAQFKEVCADLDIPEEELPPTAGDVPAYVERMVREVLEYGEQVRHMLYGVLREAPAPRRLGRLRPAWPLVRAVTARAVASLTVADLPPAWHERFGTPRTRAAAALSWTLHRGMRHVMTRLPEHMRYRDRAGDGRPSGAGGSAAPRLPRARTARSRSARLEAFFRQVLDQTGDGRVDTADLQAMVHNVCWQLELPTEREDLLYAAFATWWKQLSAGMDGDGDGAVDCAEFVSAMSAGMDRDPEYIQHGLAPAMSALFRAADTDGSGHLCADEYRVLFGGSRVHPAELNDGFRQLDTDGDGRISEEEFVKAFTEFFTARTDTVAGTALLGRP, encoded by the coding sequence GTGACGAGCATCCCCGAGCCCACCGCCGACCTCGCGCTGCGCCGCTCCCTCGGCGAATGGCGGATCGGGCTGGTGGCCTGGCGGCTGCTCGTCCTGCAGATCGCGCACCCCGCCGTCGCGGCCGGCATGAGCCGCTACTCCACCTACCGGGCGCACCCGTGGCGGCGTATCGAGCACACCATGGACAGCGGCAGCCGGCTCTTCTTCGCCGGGCCCGAGGAACGGCGGCTGGAGATCGCCCGCCTGGAGCGCACCCACCGCCGCATCCGGGGCACCGACGAGACCGGGCGCCCGTACGACGCCGAGGACCCGGAGGTGCGCGCCTGGGTGATGGTGACCCTGTACGAGGCGATGACGGCGATGCACGAGCTCTCCGGCGCCCCACTGAGCGCCGCTGAACTGGACGTGCTGTACGCGCAGTTCAAGGAGGTGTGCGCGGACCTCGACATTCCCGAGGAGGAACTCCCACCGACCGCCGGTGATGTTCCGGCCTACGTCGAGCGGATGGTCCGCGAGGTGTTGGAGTACGGCGAGCAGGTCCGCCACATGCTCTACGGGGTGCTCCGCGAGGCGCCCGCGCCCCGCCGGCTCGGCCGGCTGCGGCCCGCCTGGCCGCTGGTGCGGGCCGTGACGGCCCGCGCGGTGGCGAGCCTGACCGTGGCCGATCTGCCGCCGGCATGGCACGAGCGGTTCGGTACGCCGAGGACCCGCGCGGCAGCGGCCCTGTCGTGGACGCTGCACCGCGGAATGCGCCACGTCATGACCCGCCTGCCGGAGCACATGCGTTACCGCGACCGCGCCGGGGACGGCCGGCCCTCCGGCGCCGGTGGGTCGGCGGCCCCGCGCCTGCCCCGGGCGCGCACGGCGCGTTCGCGGTCGGCCCGTCTGGAGGCCTTCTTCCGCCAGGTGCTGGACCAGACCGGCGACGGCCGCGTCGACACCGCCGACCTCCAGGCCATGGTCCACAACGTGTGCTGGCAGCTCGAACTGCCGACCGAGCGCGAGGACCTGCTCTACGCCGCGTTCGCGACCTGGTGGAAGCAGCTGTCAGCGGGCATGGACGGGGACGGCGACGGGGCCGTGGACTGCGCCGAGTTCGTGTCCGCGATGTCGGCCGGAATGGACCGTGATCCCGAGTACATCCAGCATGGGTTGGCGCCCGCGATGAGCGCCCTGTTCCGGGCCGCCGACACCGACGGCAGCGGCCACCTGTGCGCGGACGAGTACCGCGTCCTGTTCGGCGGCTCCCGCGTGCACCCGGCGGAACTCAACGACGGGTTCCGCCAGTTGGACACCGACGGCGACGGCCGGATCAGCGAGGAGGAGTTCGTCAAGGCCTTCACCGAGTTCTTCACCGCCCGTACGGACACCGTCGCCGGCACGGCCCTCCTCGGCCGCCCTTAG
- a CDS encoding MarR family winged helix-turn-helix transcriptional regulator: MEYSHSDAELIKQPIGYWSWAAYDAVVSRTRGALAEIGTTQPQWWILARLALAEESARTRDALSATLSGYLTVGGETIGEEIDTTIARGWVIEGPGEILELTAEGRDFFDRAAALQKELWNERHAGISDEEYRDTLKVLQRFIHNTGGRAWHH, from the coding sequence ATGGAGTACTCGCACAGCGACGCGGAACTGATCAAGCAGCCCATCGGGTACTGGAGTTGGGCCGCCTACGACGCGGTGGTCAGTCGCACCCGGGGCGCCCTCGCCGAGATCGGCACGACCCAGCCGCAGTGGTGGATCCTGGCCCGCCTGGCCCTGGCGGAGGAGAGCGCCAGGACCCGGGACGCGCTGTCCGCCACCCTGAGCGGCTACCTGACGGTCGGCGGGGAGACCATCGGCGAGGAGATCGACACGACGATCGCCCGGGGCTGGGTCATCGAAGGGCCCGGGGAGATCCTCGAACTCACCGCCGAGGGACGCGACTTCTTCGACCGGGCGGCGGCCCTGCAGAAGGAGCTGTGGAACGAGCGGCACGCCGGCATCTCGGACGAGGAGTACCGCGACACCCTCAAGGTGCTCCAGCGGTTCATCCACAACACGGGCGGCCGCGCCTGGCACCACTGA
- a CDS encoding amidase, translating to MDDSELLFLGVAGQAEAVRAGKVTARALTEAALRRTERLDGELGAYRVVLARQALAEADVRDAARTTGDDRPLLGVPIAVKDELDVAGEVTTFGGAAHRTPAGADAEAVRRLREAGAVIVGKTTMPEFGQWPFTESAAHGYTRNPWDTTRTTGGSSGGSAAAVAAGLVGAALGGDGGGSIRIPAACCGLFGLKPQRGRVPTAPNPHLWYALGTLGPLTRTVLDSALIYDVLAGPAAGDRWAARPTPTSFVRAATTEPGRLRIGWSAKPATPGVRPHPEHVAALRETVGALRELGHDVREIDPGYPDTTAAFLPQFYGGVRAEARTVDRPELLERRTRQTVRVAALAPEGSVEWAIRAGERMAVRANRIFDRCDLLLTPTLADRPRRVGALDGLGMAGAMLRSRPMVAYTALWNVTGNPAASVPAGFGTDGLPLAVQLVGRQHDETTIIQVAAQLESARPWAERVPDLARQAGT from the coding sequence GTGGACGACAGTGAGCTGCTGTTCCTGGGGGTGGCCGGGCAGGCGGAGGCGGTCCGGGCCGGGAAGGTGACGGCGCGGGCGCTGACCGAGGCGGCGCTACGGCGAACCGAGCGGCTGGACGGGGAACTGGGCGCCTACCGCGTCGTGCTCGCCCGGCAGGCCCTCGCGGAGGCCGACGTCCGCGACGCGGCCCGTACGACCGGGGACGACCGCCCGCTGCTCGGCGTACCGATCGCCGTCAAGGACGAGCTGGACGTCGCGGGGGAGGTCACCACCTTCGGCGGAGCCGCCCACCGCACCCCCGCCGGCGCCGACGCGGAGGCCGTCCGCAGGCTCCGGGAGGCCGGGGCGGTGATCGTCGGCAAGACGACGATGCCGGAGTTCGGACAGTGGCCGTTCACCGAATCGGCGGCCCACGGCTACACCCGCAACCCCTGGGACACCACCCGCACCACCGGCGGCTCCAGTGGCGGCAGCGCCGCCGCCGTCGCGGCCGGACTCGTCGGCGCCGCGCTCGGCGGCGACGGCGGCGGCTCCATCCGCATCCCGGCCGCCTGCTGCGGCCTCTTCGGCCTCAAGCCACAGCGCGGCCGGGTCCCCACCGCCCCGAACCCCCACCTCTGGTACGCCCTCGGCACCCTGGGCCCGCTCACCCGGACCGTCCTGGACAGCGCCCTGATCTACGACGTCCTCGCCGGCCCCGCCGCCGGCGACCGCTGGGCGGCCCGCCCCACCCCGACGAGCTTCGTCCGGGCGGCGACCACCGAGCCCGGCCGGCTGCGGATCGGCTGGTCCGCCAAGCCCGCCACGCCTGGCGTGCGCCCCCACCCGGAGCATGTGGCCGCCCTGCGCGAGACGGTCGGCGCCCTGCGCGAACTCGGCCACGACGTACGCGAGATCGACCCCGGCTACCCCGACACGACGGCCGCGTTCCTGCCGCAGTTCTACGGCGGCGTGCGCGCGGAGGCCCGTACGGTGGACCGGCCCGAGCTGCTGGAGCGACGCACCCGGCAGACCGTACGGGTCGCCGCGCTCGCCCCGGAGGGCTCCGTGGAATGGGCGATCCGGGCCGGGGAACGGATGGCCGTACGGGCCAACCGGATCTTCGACCGCTGCGACCTGCTCCTGACCCCGACCCTCGCCGACCGCCCCCGGCGGGTCGGCGCCCTCGACGGCCTCGGCATGGCCGGCGCGATGCTGCGCTCCCGCCCGATGGTCGCCTACACCGCCCTGTGGAACGTCACCGGCAACCCTGCCGCCTCCGTACCGGCGGGCTTCGGCACGGACGGACTGCCGCTCGCGGTCCAGCTGGTGGGCAGGCAACACGACGAGACGACGATCATCCAGGTCGCCGCCCAACTGGAATCCGCCCGCCCCTGGGCCGAGCGCGTACCGGACCTGGCGCGCCAGGCCGGGACGTGA
- a CDS encoding MazG-like family protein, with protein sequence MTATTPATTPWDTIGALAARFDATDAELGVRPQESHVLQVLKIGEEFGEAAQAVIGATGTNPRKGHSHGWDDVHDEVCDVIITGMVALARMRPDAAAYFAGQLALKAAKFLPGQEDTP encoded by the coding sequence GTGACAGCGACGACACCAGCGACCACGCCCTGGGACACCATCGGCGCCCTCGCCGCCCGTTTCGACGCCACCGACGCCGAGTTGGGGGTGCGTCCGCAGGAGAGCCACGTCCTCCAGGTGCTGAAGATCGGCGAGGAGTTCGGCGAGGCCGCGCAGGCGGTGATCGGTGCCACCGGCACCAATCCGCGCAAGGGCCACTCGCACGGCTGGGACGACGTGCACGACGAGGTGTGCGACGTGATCATCACCGGCATGGTGGCCCTGGCACGGATGCGTCCCGACGCAGCGGCCTACTTCGCCGGGCAACTGGCCCTGAAGGCCGCCAAGTTCCTCCCGGGGCAGGAGGACACCCCGTAG